In one Achromobacter spanius genomic region, the following are encoded:
- a CDS encoding LysR family transcriptional regulator has product MLTFKQIEALYWTVRLGTFSASAQKLHTTQSAITKRIQELEADFNVALFDRSGHRAELTARGHEVYALAEDMLGHRDRLLVRLKGQHTLTGTFRFGITEITAMTWLPALIRLLRAHYPRITLEPHIDLGADLLKRLQAGQLDMAFLHGEFAEPNLQVVALQRLEFAWMGSPDLIDASRIYTPADIARLPLLRQSRESGLNMIYDGWLRPHTPDSNIFTINSLIAMAGLTAAGFGVSCLPRDYFADMVSKKQLVIARTSTAPPQSVYSAMFRRDADVAFCESVAELAESCCEFSGGV; this is encoded by the coding sequence ATGCTGACGTTCAAGCAGATCGAGGCCCTGTACTGGACCGTCCGGCTGGGCACGTTTTCCGCCTCGGCGCAGAAGCTGCACACCACCCAATCGGCCATCACCAAGCGCATCCAGGAGCTGGAGGCGGACTTCAACGTGGCGCTCTTCGACCGCTCGGGCCATCGCGCCGAACTGACCGCGCGAGGGCACGAGGTCTATGCGCTGGCCGAAGACATGCTGGGCCATCGCGACCGCCTGCTGGTGCGGCTGAAAGGCCAGCACACGCTGACCGGCACATTCCGTTTCGGCATTACCGAGATCACGGCCATGACGTGGCTGCCCGCCTTGATCCGCCTGCTGCGCGCGCACTATCCGCGTATCACGCTGGAACCGCACATCGACCTCGGGGCCGACCTGCTCAAGCGCTTGCAGGCGGGGCAGTTGGACATGGCGTTCCTGCACGGGGAATTCGCGGAACCGAACTTGCAAGTCGTGGCGCTGCAACGCCTGGAATTCGCCTGGATGGGCAGCCCTGACCTGATCGACGCCAGCCGCATCTACACGCCCGCCGACATCGCGCGCCTGCCGCTACTGCGTCAAAGCCGCGAGTCAGGCTTGAACATGATCTATGACGGCTGGCTGCGGCCGCACACGCCGGACAGCAATATCTTCACGATCAACAGCCTGATCGCCATGGCGGGCCTGACTGCCGCCGGCTTCGGCGTCAGTTGCCTGCCCCGCGATTATTTCGCGGACATGGTCAGCAAGAAGCAGTTGGTGATTGCGCGTACCAGCACCGCGCCGCCGCAATCGGTCTACAGCGCGATGTTCCGCCGTGACGCGGACGTGGCGTTCTGTGAAAGCGTGGCGGAACTGGCGGAAAGCTGCTGCGAGTTTTCCGGCGGGGTGTAG
- a CDS encoding YqgE/AlgH family protein, with protein sequence MTEKHHESAASQAANFANQFLIAMPGMVEGSLAGSVIYVCEHTERGALGLVINRPTDLTLGTLFERIELTLEIGPVKDTLVYFGGPVQTDRGFVLHAPAGDYSSSIKMGAMALTTSRDVLQAVADGNGPARMLVTLGYAGWGAGQLESEMGQNAWLSVGADDHIIFDVPAEDRYPAALKLLGIDPVMLAGDAGHA encoded by the coding sequence ATGACGGAAAAACACCACGAATCCGCCGCATCGCAGGCGGCCAACTTTGCCAACCAGTTCCTGATCGCCATGCCTGGCATGGTGGAAGGCAGCCTGGCCGGCTCGGTCATCTACGTGTGCGAACACACCGAACGCGGCGCGCTGGGCCTGGTCATCAACCGGCCCACGGACCTGACCCTGGGCACCTTGTTCGAGCGCATCGAATTGACGCTTGAAATCGGCCCGGTCAAAGACACGCTGGTTTACTTCGGCGGCCCGGTCCAGACCGACCGCGGCTTCGTGCTGCACGCGCCCGCCGGCGACTACAGTTCCAGCATCAAGATGGGCGCCATGGCGCTGACCACCTCGCGCGACGTGCTGCAAGCCGTGGCCGACGGCAATGGCCCCGCCCGCATGCTGGTCACGCTGGGTTATGCCGGCTGGGGCGCTGGGCAACTGGAAAGCGAAATGGGCCAGAATGCCTGGCTCAGCGTGGGTGCCGACGACCACATCATCTTCGACGTACCCGCCGAAGACCGCTACCCCGCCGCGCTCAAGCTGCTGGGCATTGATCCGGTCATGCTGGCGGGCGATGCGGGCCATGCCTGA
- a CDS encoding ABC transporter substrate-binding protein: MKTTIASFVAAVGLAATLAPAAHADTVQDIKARGKFICGTMGTAEPFSFQDPKTRAVVGYEVDMCQAVADSLGVPLELKLIAVEARIPELIAGRVDVVAANLGWSPDRAKQIDYSHQHFVSLQKILARESEKDVKAPADLAGKRVSAVRGSSSEQGARKNIPNVDTVTFKDPSGAFLALQQGKVSGFVASEMMLVKLQQQAAGSAVPVKILQPALFVEPWGMGVRKGDTAMLNQVNKVLDGMEASGQAAKLFDKWFGAGTQFNLKRDFRIEAIKG, translated from the coding sequence ATGAAGACCACCATTGCTTCCTTCGTTGCCGCCGTCGGCCTGGCCGCCACGCTGGCGCCCGCCGCGCATGCGGACACCGTGCAAGACATCAAGGCGCGCGGCAAATTCATCTGCGGCACCATGGGCACCGCCGAACCCTTCAGCTTCCAGGACCCGAAGACGCGCGCCGTCGTCGGCTACGAAGTCGATATGTGCCAGGCCGTGGCGGATAGCCTGGGCGTGCCGCTGGAACTGAAGCTGATCGCCGTCGAGGCCCGCATCCCCGAACTGATTGCCGGCCGCGTCGACGTGGTGGCCGCCAACCTGGGTTGGAGCCCCGACCGCGCGAAGCAGATCGACTATTCGCATCAGCATTTCGTGAGCCTGCAGAAGATCCTGGCGCGCGAGTCCGAGAAAGACGTGAAGGCGCCTGCCGACCTGGCGGGCAAGCGCGTCAGCGCCGTGCGTGGCTCGTCCTCGGAGCAGGGCGCGCGCAAGAACATCCCGAATGTGGATACGGTGACGTTCAAAGACCCCAGCGGCGCGTTCCTGGCGCTGCAACAGGGCAAGGTCAGCGGCTTTGTGGCGTCGGAAATGATGCTGGTGAAGCTTCAGCAGCAGGCCGCCGGCAGCGCGGTGCCCGTGAAGATTCTGCAACCGGCGCTGTTTGTTGAACCCTGGGGCATGGGCGTGCGCAAGGGCGACACCGCCATGCTGAATCAGGTGAACAAGGTGCTGGACGGCATGGAGGCCTCGGGCCAGGCCGCCAAGCTGTTCGACAAGTGGTTTGGTGCGGGCACGCAGTTCAACCTGAAGCGCGACTTCCGCATCGAAGCCATCAAGGGTTGA
- a CDS encoding lysophospholipid acyltransferase family protein, producing the protein MKLLRFVLRLALVLPLIVFGLFCVGLVYPFIRPRTRAWLNRSWSRALMAVCGLKVSFRGDPRMTGPVLLVANHVSWIDIFVLNSARPTSFVAKSEIRKWPVIGWLVAGAGTLFIERGQRHAVHAMGEAMQARFKLGDAVGLFPEGTTTEGFDLLPFHASLFEPARSAAVEIQPVALRFLRDGKRDGFAAFVGEESLVANLWRVLGATGLSVEVVFLPVLAARHPDGSLPTRLELSHQARDAILSVL; encoded by the coding sequence TTGAAGCTGCTGCGCTTTGTCTTACGGCTGGCCTTGGTGCTGCCTCTGATCGTATTTGGCTTGTTTTGCGTGGGGCTCGTCTACCCCTTCATCCGCCCGCGAACGCGGGCCTGGCTGAACCGGTCGTGGTCGCGCGCGCTGATGGCGGTCTGCGGCCTGAAAGTCAGCTTCAGGGGCGACCCCCGCATGACCGGGCCGGTGCTGCTGGTGGCGAACCATGTCTCCTGGATCGACATCTTCGTCCTGAATTCCGCGCGCCCCACGTCGTTCGTCGCCAAGAGCGAGATCCGTAAATGGCCCGTGATCGGCTGGCTGGTGGCGGGGGCGGGCACGCTCTTCATCGAACGCGGCCAACGCCACGCGGTGCACGCCATGGGCGAGGCCATGCAGGCCCGCTTCAAGCTGGGCGATGCGGTGGGGCTGTTCCCGGAAGGCACGACGACGGAAGGCTTCGACCTGCTTCCCTTCCACGCCAGCCTGTTCGAACCGGCGCGTTCAGCGGCCGTGGAAATTCAACCCGTGGCCTTGCGCTTCCTGCGCGATGGCAAGCGCGACGGCTTCGCGGCGTTCGTGGGCGAAGAAAGCCTGGTGGCCAATCTGTGGCGCGTGCTGGGCGCCACGGGCTTGTCCGTCGAAGTGGTGTTTCTGCCGGTATTGGCGGCAAGGCATCCGGATGGCAGCTTGCCGACCCGGCTCGAGCTGTCGCATCAGGCGCGCGACGCGATCCTGAGCGTGCTGTAA
- a CDS encoding aspartate carbamoyltransferase — MLNPQLDRRGELIHLLTTEGLPKRHVERLLDAARAYAAADDAGSPATPMPDGHAAPCPVFLSLGDDLADRDAYAALATRLSLLPVVLDAQDVQTAQNGQHAQHAQHAPDVHVPPGAPAGTAHVGDALAETVARLQPGVLVLRHAASGAAHCAAAHAAPGLRVINAGDGSHADPLPALALIQAMLHAKQDLTNLAVTLVGDIRHSRLARSVIHAMTTLGVPEVRVVAPRTLLPEGLPQLGVRECASLHDGLQAADVIIVLPLQVERISGALLPSAREYAHLYGLTPVALAAAKPDALLLPGGALTPGVEVDGDVAAALPPVQAQLADLEDRLRLAALSVLAGDTP, encoded by the coding sequence ATGCTGAATCCGCAACTTGATCGCCGCGGCGAACTCATACATCTGCTGACAACGGAAGGGCTGCCCAAGCGCCACGTCGAGCGCTTGCTGGACGCCGCGCGTGCCTATGCGGCAGCGGACGACGCCGGTTCCCCGGCCACTCCGATGCCCGATGGGCACGCCGCGCCATGCCCCGTTTTTCTATCCCTTGGCGATGACCTTGCCGATCGCGACGCCTATGCCGCACTGGCAACGCGGTTGTCGCTCTTGCCCGTGGTGCTGGACGCGCAGGATGTGCAAACCGCGCAAAACGGGCAGCACGCACAACACGCACAACACGCGCCCGACGTGCATGTACCGCCAGGCGCGCCTGCCGGCACCGCGCATGTGGGCGACGCGCTGGCCGAGACGGTGGCGCGCTTGCAGCCCGGCGTGTTGGTGTTGCGCCACGCGGCCAGCGGCGCGGCTCATTGTGCCGCCGCGCACGCTGCGCCGGGCCTGCGTGTCATCAATGCCGGTGACGGTTCGCACGCAGACCCCTTGCCTGCCTTGGCGCTGATACAGGCCATGCTGCACGCCAAGCAGGACCTGACGAATCTGGCCGTGACCTTGGTGGGCGACATCCGCCATTCGCGCCTGGCGCGGTCGGTCATCCACGCCATGACGACCCTGGGCGTGCCCGAGGTACGTGTGGTGGCGCCCCGCACGCTGCTGCCAGAAGGCTTGCCGCAGTTGGGCGTGCGCGAATGCGCGAGCTTGCACGACGGGCTGCAAGCGGCCGACGTCATCATCGTGCTGCCCTTGCAGGTGGAACGCATCAGCGGCGCGCTACTGCCGTCCGCGCGCGAATACGCCCACCTGTATGGGCTGACACCCGTTGCGTTGGCCGCAGCCAAACCCGATGCGCTGCTCTTGCCCGGCGGCGCGCTGACCCCGGGTGTGGAAGTGGATGGCGACGTGGCCGCGGCCCTGCCGCCCGTGCAGGCGCAGTTGGCCGACCTGGAAGACCGCTTGCGCCTGGCCGCCCTGAGCGTGCTGGCCGGAGACACGCCATGA
- a CDS encoding aminotransferase class I/II-fold pyridoxal phosphate-dependent enzyme — translation MSAADTAFLAERARAIKPSPSMAAKTRVDQLRAEGRDIIDFTVGEPDLPTPAHIVQAGIDALNSGDIRYTASAGAKPLLEAVRAKFQRENGLDYGLDELIVGVGAKQLIFTALAATVQAGDEVIIPAPYWVSYPDMVLVNDGTPVVLACPEADGFKLTPQGLEHAITPRTKWVLLNTPSNPTGAMYSANELRALGEVLARHPHVWLMTDEIYEHLAYGDARHASPAAVVPALAGRTLTINGVSKAYAMTGWRLGYAGGPKPLIKAMATLISQSTSCVSAISQAAARVALTADQRCVSDAAAVFHARRDRIVALLNAVPGIRCPEPQGAFYVYPSVEGLLGKRTPAGRVLESDLDVVMYLLDEAGVAVLDGAAYGLSPYLRLSFATSMENIEEGCRRINSACAALR, via the coding sequence ATGAGCGCCGCCGACACCGCCTTCCTGGCTGAACGCGCCCGCGCGATCAAGCCGTCGCCCAGCATGGCCGCCAAGACGCGCGTGGACCAGTTGCGCGCGGAAGGCCGCGACATCATCGACTTCACCGTGGGCGAACCTGACCTGCCCACGCCCGCGCATATTGTGCAGGCGGGCATCGATGCGCTGAACAGCGGCGACATCCGCTACACCGCGTCGGCCGGCGCCAAGCCGCTGCTGGAAGCCGTGCGCGCCAAGTTCCAGCGTGAAAACGGCCTGGACTACGGGCTGGACGAACTGATTGTCGGCGTGGGCGCCAAGCAGTTGATCTTCACCGCGCTGGCCGCCACCGTGCAGGCGGGCGACGAAGTCATCATCCCCGCGCCGTACTGGGTGTCGTACCCGGACATGGTGCTGGTCAACGATGGCACGCCCGTGGTGCTGGCCTGCCCTGAAGCCGATGGCTTCAAGCTGACGCCGCAAGGGCTGGAACACGCCATCACGCCGCGCACGAAATGGGTGCTGCTGAACACGCCCAGCAATCCTACCGGCGCCATGTACAGCGCGAACGAACTGCGTGCCTTGGGCGAGGTGTTGGCGCGCCATCCCCACGTGTGGCTGATGACGGACGAAATCTATGAACACCTGGCCTACGGCGACGCGCGCCACGCATCGCCCGCCGCGGTGGTGCCGGCGTTGGCGGGCCGCACGCTGACGATCAATGGCGTGTCCAAGGCCTACGCCATGACCGGCTGGCGCCTGGGTTACGCCGGTGGCCCCAAGCCGCTGATCAAGGCCATGGCCACGCTGATCTCGCAAAGCACCAGTTGCGTCAGCGCCATCAGCCAGGCAGCCGCGCGCGTGGCCTTGACCGCCGACCAGCGCTGCGTCAGCGATGCCGCCGCCGTGTTTCACGCGCGCCGCGACCGCATCGTGGCCCTGCTGAACGCGGTGCCGGGCATCCGCTGCCCGGAGCCTCAGGGCGCGTTCTATGTCTATCCGTCGGTCGAAGGCCTGCTTGGCAAGCGCACGCCGGCCGGCCGCGTGTTGGAAAGCGATCTGGACGTGGTGATGTACCTGTTGGACGAGGCCGGCGTCGCCGTGCTGGACGGCGCGGCCTATGGCTTGTCGCCCTACCTGCGGCTGAGCTTCGCCACGTCGATGGAGAACATCGAAGAAGGATGCCGCCGTATCAACAGCGCCTGCGCGGCGCTGCGTTGA
- a CDS encoding hydroxymethylpyrimidine/phosphomethylpyrimidine kinase yields the protein MAPVTPPLVLVFGPFDPSGSDGLPADAVTCARLGCHGLAAVTALTVQDTAGIEEIHPVSPDLLDDQARCLLEDMSVQAIKVGGLYTAETASVAAQVAADYSQVPLVLHLGQRAPVPTDAADEDEADDLLAATLELVLPQTDLVIIEHLRLAQWHADGDIDIGDAPSPMHALVAAGAQWVLVLGSPQRPGHFANVLLGPNGQTHTWPWQTPPDRNGDAGGLAATAITAMLARGLDMPEAVRQGLAHADASVAASFLPGMGRRIPNRIQPQ from the coding sequence GTGGCCCCCGTTACTCCCCCCCTCGTTTTGGTCTTCGGCCCGTTCGATCCCTCGGGATCCGACGGCTTGCCCGCGGATGCCGTCACCTGCGCCCGGCTGGGCTGCCATGGCCTGGCGGCCGTGACCGCGCTGACCGTGCAGGACACTGCCGGCATCGAAGAAATCCATCCCGTTTCGCCCGACCTGCTGGACGACCAGGCACGCTGCCTGCTGGAAGACATGTCCGTGCAGGCCATCAAGGTGGGCGGACTATACACCGCTGAAACTGCCAGCGTGGCAGCCCAAGTCGCCGCCGACTACAGCCAGGTGCCGCTGGTGCTGCACCTGGGCCAGCGCGCCCCGGTGCCCACCGATGCCGCCGACGAAGACGAGGCCGACGACCTCCTGGCCGCTACGCTTGAACTGGTGCTGCCGCAGACCGATCTGGTGATCATCGAGCATCTGCGCCTGGCGCAGTGGCACGCCGACGGCGACATCGATATCGGGGACGCACCTTCGCCCATGCACGCCCTGGTGGCGGCGGGCGCGCAATGGGTGCTGGTGCTGGGCAGCCCGCAGCGGCCCGGCCATTTTGCCAATGTGCTGCTGGGCCCCAACGGCCAAACCCACACCTGGCCGTGGCAGACGCCGCCCGACCGCAATGGCGATGCCGGCGGCCTGGCCGCCACCGCCATTACCGCCATGCTGGCGCGCGGGCTGGACATGCCCGAGGCCGTGCGCCAAGGCCTGGCGCACGCCGATGCGTCGGTCGCGGCCAGTTTCCTGCCGGGCATGGGCCGGCGCATTCCCAACCGGATCCAACCGCAATGA
- a CDS encoding amino acid ABC transporter permease — MHYVFDFSAIFQGEYPDWLLRGLITTLALAGLSWILAFCLGSLLAVIRLTGSPVANAVIAVYVAFHRNVPMLVHILFWYFGVPALLPQGLSDWLNSHGSEFIMSCIAIGLVMSAYICEDLRSAVRGIPPGQVEASRALGLSFLRTMRCVVLPQAFRIAIPPLLNQTLLLLKNTSLAMAIGVTELTAAGREIENYTFRTFEAYAVVTVIYLLLSFLIMGGGAILQRRYRPLGAR, encoded by the coding sequence ATGCACTACGTTTTCGACTTCAGCGCCATTTTCCAAGGCGAGTACCCGGACTGGCTGCTCAGGGGGTTGATCACCACCCTGGCGCTGGCCGGGCTTTCCTGGATTCTGGCGTTCTGCCTGGGCAGCCTGCTGGCGGTGATCCGCCTGACGGGCTCGCCCGTGGCCAACGCGGTGATCGCGGTGTACGTCGCGTTCCACCGTAACGTGCCCATGCTGGTGCACATCCTGTTCTGGTACTTCGGCGTGCCGGCGTTGCTGCCGCAAGGCTTGAGTGATTGGCTCAACAGCCACGGCAGTGAATTCATCATGTCGTGCATCGCGATCGGGCTGGTGATGTCGGCCTACATCTGCGAAGACCTGCGCAGCGCCGTGCGCGGCATTCCGCCGGGGCAGGTGGAAGCATCGCGCGCGCTGGGCCTGAGCTTTCTGCGCACCATGCGTTGCGTGGTGCTGCCGCAGGCGTTTCGCATCGCGATTCCGCCGCTGCTGAACCAGACACTGTTGCTGTTGAAGAACACCAGCCTGGCGATGGCGATCGGCGTAACGGAACTGACAGCGGCGGGGCGTGAGATCGAGAACTACACGTTCCGCACCTTTGAGGCCTATGCCGTGGTGACGGTCATCTATCTGTTGCTGTCGTTCTTGATCATGGGCGGCGGCGCGATCTTGCAACGACGTTATCGTCCGCTGGGGGCGCGCTGA
- the thiE gene encoding thiamine phosphate synthase, translated as MKPLRFPAGLYGVTPEWDDTDRLLQAVRKAAEGGMRSLQLRRKNVPDAVRAEQARALAPLCRELGVVFLINDDWRLALDVGADGAHVGRDDESLARIRAEAGPDLILGGSSYDDLTRARELLDAGADYIAFGAMFASTVKPDTVRAPLSVLTEARRLVDERDAPRPAVVAIGGITPDNAPLVAQAGADAIAVITALFEAPSIRAAAAACSAPYSVNPLRKP; from the coding sequence ATGAAACCCTTGCGCTTTCCTGCCGGCCTGTATGGCGTCACGCCTGAATGGGACGACACCGACCGCCTGCTGCAAGCCGTGCGCAAGGCCGCCGAGGGCGGGATGCGTTCCCTGCAATTGCGGCGCAAGAACGTGCCCGACGCGGTGCGCGCCGAACAGGCCCGCGCGTTGGCGCCGCTGTGCCGCGAGCTGGGCGTGGTGTTCCTGATCAATGACGACTGGCGCCTGGCGCTGGACGTGGGCGCCGACGGCGCGCACGTGGGCCGCGACGACGAAAGCCTGGCGCGCATCCGCGCCGAAGCCGGCCCCGACCTGATCCTGGGCGGTTCCAGCTACGACGACCTGACTCGCGCCCGCGAACTGCTGGACGCGGGCGCCGACTACATCGCCTTCGGCGCCATGTTCGCGTCCACCGTCAAACCCGACACCGTGCGCGCGCCGCTGTCGGTGCTGACCGAAGCCCGCCGCCTGGTCGACGAACGTGATGCGCCCCGCCCCGCCGTGGTGGCCATCGGCGGCATCACGCCCGACAACGCGCCGCTGGTGGCGCAAGCCGGCGCCGACGCCATCGCCGTCATCACCGCCCTTTTCGAAGCGCCCAGCATCCGCGCCGCCGCGGCGGCCTGCTCCGCGCCCTATTCCGTCAACCCTTTACGCAAGCCTTGA
- a CDS encoding dihydroorotase, with product MRLHIANGRLIDPANGVDGQHDLFLADGRVMAVLAAGAAPDGFQADRVLDATGLAVLPGLVDLSARVAQPGHATGLAFAPAELRAALAGGVTRLVMPPDSDLESALDEPGKVDALTRQMEAGQPRIHPLGAMTVGLAGETLTEMGLLAQAGCLAYAQGEHGIADTRVLWGAMRYASGLGYTLWLRPQDPWLAQGAVAASGAYAERLGLEGLPPQAETVALNTIFELQRATGARVHLTRLSTAPGLALLRAARREGLAVTADVSAHNLHLTDVDIGFFDTHFRLRPPLRGQRDRDAIQAALAEGLVQALCSDHTPVDRHGKAAPFPLSTPGATALELLLPLTLKWARDHRVPLADALARVTSGPGAVLSGIGSGTSTSTSTSNPAAQAGQLGVGAPADVCVVDLDAEWLVTPTALQSRSPHTPFAGMMLPGRVRATVVGGQLVWETSV from the coding sequence ATGAGGCTGCACATCGCCAATGGCCGCCTGATCGATCCCGCCAATGGGGTGGACGGGCAGCATGATCTTTTTCTTGCCGATGGCCGGGTGATGGCCGTGCTGGCGGCTGGCGCCGCGCCGGATGGCTTTCAGGCGGATCGCGTGCTGGACGCGACCGGCCTGGCGGTATTGCCGGGCTTGGTGGACCTGTCCGCGCGCGTGGCCCAGCCTGGCCATGCAACGGGCCTGGCGTTCGCGCCCGCCGAGTTGCGCGCGGCATTGGCCGGCGGCGTGACGCGGCTGGTGATGCCGCCGGATTCAGATTTGGAATCGGCGCTGGACGAACCCGGCAAGGTCGACGCCTTGACGCGCCAGATGGAAGCCGGTCAGCCCCGCATTCATCCGCTGGGCGCGATGACGGTGGGCCTGGCGGGCGAGACGCTGACGGAAATGGGCCTGCTTGCGCAAGCGGGCTGCCTGGCCTATGCGCAAGGCGAGCACGGCATTGCGGATACGCGCGTGCTGTGGGGCGCGATGCGTTATGCCAGCGGGCTGGGCTACACGCTGTGGCTGCGTCCGCAGGACCCATGGCTGGCCCAGGGCGCGGTTGCCGCCAGCGGCGCCTATGCCGAACGCCTGGGCCTGGAAGGCCTGCCGCCGCAAGCCGAGACGGTGGCCCTGAACACCATCTTCGAGCTGCAACGGGCCACCGGCGCGCGCGTGCACCTGACTCGACTGTCCACCGCGCCAGGCTTGGCGTTGCTGCGCGCGGCCAGGCGCGAAGGCCTGGCGGTAACGGCCGACGTGTCGGCGCACAACCTGCACCTGACCGATGTCGATATCGGTTTCTTCGACACGCACTTCCGCCTGCGGCCGCCGCTGCGCGGCCAGCGTGATCGCGACGCCATCCAGGCGGCACTGGCTGAAGGGCTGGTCCAGGCGCTGTGCTCGGATCACACGCCTGTGGACAGGCACGGCAAGGCGGCGCCGTTTCCGCTGTCCACGCCGGGCGCAACGGCTTTGGAACTGTTGCTGCCGCTGACCTTGAAATGGGCGCGCGACCACCGCGTGCCGCTGGCCGACGCGCTGGCTCGGGTCACATCGGGTCCGGGCGCGGTGCTCAGCGGTATCGGCAGCGGCACCAGCACCAGCACCAGCACCAGCAACCCCGCCGCCCAGGCCGGCCAGTTGGGCGTGGGCGCGCCCGCCGACGTCTGCGTGGTGGATCTGGACGCCGAATGGCTGGTGACGCCCACGGCGCTGCAAAGCCGCAGCCCGCATACGCCGTTCGCGGGTATGATGCTGCCCGGTCGGGTACGCGCCACCGTGGTCGGTGGCCAACTGGTCTGGGAGACCTCAGTTTGA
- the ruvX gene encoding Holliday junction resolvase RuvX, with amino-acid sequence MPEETLLGFDFGEKKIGIAIGNTLTRQARPLEIIFSEIRDARFGRIAALLQEWQPHRVVVGLALDADGGEQPATARCRRFANQLHGRFGIAVELVDERGSSMEAQRLLGTHAADDAMAAAVILQRYLDTLPAA; translated from the coding sequence ATGCCTGAAGAAACACTGCTTGGTTTCGACTTTGGCGAAAAGAAGATCGGCATCGCCATCGGCAACACCCTGACGCGCCAGGCGCGCCCGCTGGAAATCATCTTCAGTGAAATCCGCGATGCGCGCTTTGGCCGCATCGCGGCGTTGTTGCAGGAATGGCAGCCCCACCGCGTGGTGGTGGGGCTGGCGCTGGATGCCGATGGCGGCGAACAGCCGGCCACCGCGCGCTGCCGGCGTTTCGCCAATCAACTGCATGGTCGTTTCGGCATCGCGGTCGAGCTGGTGGACGAGCGCGGTTCCAGCATGGAAGCGCAACGCCTTCTGGGCACGCACGCCGCCGATGACGCGATGGCGGCGGCTGTTATCCTGCAACGATATCTCGACACCCTGCCTGCGGCGTAA
- a CDS encoding rubredoxin, which yields MRTWMCLICGWVYDEEAGLPDEGIAPGTRWEDVPPNWVCPECGARKEDFELMEI from the coding sequence ATGCGTACTTGGATGTGTCTGATTTGTGGCTGGGTCTATGACGAAGAGGCCGGCCTCCCCGACGAAGGCATTGCTCCCGGCACCCGCTGGGAAGACGTGCCGCCGAACTGGGTCTGTCCCGAATGCGGCGCCCGCAAAGAGGACTTTGAATTGATGGAAATCTGA
- a CDS encoding RraA family protein has protein sequence MANILTGARQLPASPVAPAAILEALAGIVTPHLSDNLARREGISGLHRYNGSGKLVGTALTVKTRPGDNLMIYKAMMQIQPGHVLVVDAGGDLSNAVLGEIMKRYLQLHGCAGVVVDGAIRDVAAFEADSFPCYARGHIHRGPYKDGPGEVNVPVSIGGQVVNPGDIIVGDEDGLVCFAASDAESLIAAAHAHAAKEERIMAEIALGDKTQSWMQAAFAAKGLA, from the coding sequence ATGGCCAATATCCTTACCGGCGCCCGCCAATTGCCGGCTTCCCCCGTTGCCCCCGCCGCCATTCTTGAAGCGCTTGCCGGCATCGTCACGCCCCACCTTAGCGACAACCTGGCGCGCCGCGAGGGCATCTCGGGCCTGCACCGCTACAACGGCAGCGGCAAGCTCGTGGGTACCGCGCTGACGGTCAAGACGCGTCCGGGCGACAACCTGATGATCTACAAGGCCATGATGCAGATCCAGCCCGGCCACGTGCTGGTGGTGGACGCGGGCGGCGACCTGTCCAACGCCGTGCTGGGCGAAATCATGAAGCGCTACCTGCAGTTGCATGGCTGCGCGGGCGTGGTGGTGGACGGCGCCATCCGCGACGTGGCCGCGTTTGAAGCGGACAGCTTCCCCTGCTATGCGCGCGGCCACATCCATCGCGGCCCCTACAAGGACGGCCCGGGCGAGGTCAACGTGCCCGTGTCGATTGGCGGGCAGGTGGTCAACCCCGGCGACATCATCGTGGGCGACGAAGACGGCCTGGTCTGCTTTGCCGCGTCCGACGCGGAAAGCCTGATTGCCGCCGCGCACGCGCATGCGGCCAAGGAAGAACGCATCATGGCCGAGATCGCCCTGGGCGATAAGACGCAAAGCTGGATGCAGGCCGCCTTTGCCGCCAAGGGGCTGGCATGA